One genomic segment of Drosophila melanogaster chromosome 3R includes these proteins:
- the CG12499 gene encoding uncharacterized protein has product MAIQPNRRKRRHEETTAEQEDEGEVEVPKKLAKESDTPKKKKKKDKTKESFDESTLESTETDPADSTPSKKKSKKTKTSDTSVEQQVEVEMAEDEISRDSGIDPEESRIHFPNDFKMMHFRTKLRGNNFITELRHFLHMCSTTRPKLAAKYIEKRGKPLELAEAFERIDKTNLFHVDYLTEALHRVLMEILTNQKSHMESAVHGCRYFLKVHGGVLENQMKSMQLGHRRNALKLLTAIVCVEPQLARQVLNSYDVLSNVTVTQKLLSHEKSEYQCEDTVRKAFILFILAFLVEGNTLLIRNILDRGQLIGVLAKGLVYDDHVTVCVVLNALRQYVLENPEIQKTKKVLVFDLECCKNLRRLYDWEGPMGLKVMFAKSKHVSKIPPNPQEAEAVSAAVHELLLVLLTSRKHGICFDAMTHYRQKQNKLQGRLLGSLFKPYDNPRKVDLVIQTLTACPDLGRNTVRNCSSLLSPVKTKPKDLPIAVAFLAQIINAVPPSALSAAFDKMTLTDFSFWIKELCLPIEALLHITGKKYLSDPDFNLRLAVLRLLLSMMKQYSNYMNAIAVREQSKKAGNSLRKFKFDLLNHLLVHFPTIESILYSLYMFIKQKNVEGVNVLESLSITLDLVMLLCKENRAFVNKTSQILDYLDVLRPLYETDFDKLNQPEELLKIQLELKSIKTILLLFPHSLNPTQPLFGNVFKSFIKAYMLEEKSIKSESGNILSRLFQNTGMFDSCRHEINIWIEALIGFGPATVTNVVEILLTILCLDWRQIELPEQSVTDTAIITKNLSKLFAQIEQGQTVQAYVETLTLSKMMPLLLKGVELEEPYDEYVELVFVLLFHYHSKPEIVLQMYEDNLSKHTNYMKSWLPGEGNGKPKKLPHLIFDKWPLLKQMRKVSTESENMSFEQVFKMDDTENNFELQLEEGQTMLLHSSLGNPRRNMIYVQDLLFVFSHFFTSQKLSKPQAELTADFLIKFLQIASQVDGPEEVQESDDEQQDENFTQSMLHYIFNHRLWQLHPTELLSETSESRLNYVIFLRRLMEHCRSLPRFETYTANYRLHLIKTLDIALDTPVDQLGNQQQLDECVKLVDSFEFNSDQCSQMLDLLTTKVQAKDCIPNGKPNHYFDLLLRLLGRLNTLKEPIDCGKSFKLILTFYKDFGELNEQQLEPFELAVLEFLLNYHHHMDECDSEFFACFFTSSRKLSKSAIRLACLLLERQPRLAETFAELLPSNLEQKDLVYPLLDIALTKNYQIPLPVLQRCYQTYKNGFMKSIEKPQKAALIYREHSEASALLIALCMPKSECFDYCQKQLKLDSVELFQVRVLREIYWQGFAAAKDEKQKATVFVNYINLNVQLLALDLKKQALDLPKLEQISWNCYEWWKTNRTDDLPLDWSRLQKNPQWLNFCKSSLKLALHLGEERLPLQDETNGLVLKLMAFLCDGMYDEYKEDAQQEEDATPTLLYEMICTHSCCFDHLLGKPSETKTHILHLMEVLARKAPSALQSDHIPVILGSYHAKLSPADRYGLALLEHYERFDVGLDKFRPFIWGESAVAHYALRAADEDVRTRLQQQETNVAQVLALIVRETSEYTIENFPIWRSLHASQQLPSTEFQNPAKKSMSFGDNQLEQMVEQGQLDFPQDLRRICPKRETIYETCYDPAFLLPLMMHCFAPESVVWARWPVQNGLLAITFCGLSSLDKDMRLAAASCQQRYRAHFELSNFYERPLWTQAYENIQAGLADLRNSWLAQRRTHGGTPRVPLIPGLFIAHSFNLSTEPTHLLYKRLMMYLRLKQSFNFQTIPDFNVFFYSQEPEHQQYREFIVELLRCGIKCSADLFLLVSTNTFKVLLGFYGSSLASLETNLLLLSVLSTCVKIPGAVKIMLEHVGILSWLVGVIRDTEFHQFDIIEGVISILNNLWYALAASRSELTDYDHIQLRVYRLVLQLLPLLSPRISVPGLGRLFNVLWKTGSACGQHRAVSATQMDTLLECVSRQWPDQLASVRYVRSFGSAGACSRSEYCDWLAKDQKLETPAVLALSSLREYVIDWAQAHKSESDGETKLLVEPTE; this is encoded by the exons ATGGCCATTCAACCCAATCGAAGAAAGAGAAGGCACGAGGAGACAACTGCTGAGCAAGAGGATGAAGGTGAAGTGGAGGTGCCCAAAAAACTGGCCAAGGAGTCCGACACAccgaagaaaaagaaaaagaaggaTAAAACTAAGGAATCATTCGATGAATCCACGCTGGAAAGCACTGAAACCGATCCTGCTGACTCCACTCCATCAAAGAAGAAGTCTAAAAAGACAAAGACATCCGACACaagtgtagaacaacaggtggAAGTGGAGATGGCTGAGGATGAAATAAGTCGCGATTCCGGGATTGATCCCGAAGAATCCCGCATACACTTTCCCAACGACTTTAAGATGATGCACTTTCGAACCAAGCTTCGCGGCAATAACTTCATAACAG AACTGCGACACTTCCTGCACATGTGCTCAACCACGCGTCCTAAGCTTGCGGCTAAGTACATAGAAAAGCGTGGAAAGCCCTTGGAGTTAGCAGAAGCATTCGAAAGGATCGATAAGACTAATTTATTTCACGTGGACTACCTCACAGAGGCTTTGCACCGAGTTTTGATGGAAATACTTACCAACCAGAAGAGCCACATGGAGTCGGCTGTCCACGGGTGTAGATATTTTCTCAAGGTTCACGGAGGAGTGCtcgaaaatcaaatgaaatcaatgCAGCTAGGCCATCGGCGTAATGCCCTAAAACTGCTCACCGCTATTGTGTGCGTGGAGCCTCAATTGGCCCGCCAAGTTCTGAATTCGTATGATGTGCTTTCCAACGTGACTGTGACGCAGAAATTGCTGTCCCATGAAAAAAGTGAATACCAATGCGAGGATACAGTGCGCAAAGCGTTTATTCTCTTTATTTTGGCCTTCCTGGTCGAGGGCAATACTCTACTTATCCGGAACATCCTGGATCGAGGGCAACTAATTGGTGTGCTGGCCAAGGGATTGGTTTACGATGACCACGTAACCGTCTGCGTGGTGCTTAACGCACTACGGCAATATGTGCTGGAGAACCCCGAAATACAGAAGACCAAAAAGGTTCTGGTTTTCGATTTAGAGTGCTGCAAAAATCTGCGTCGCCTCTACGATTGGGAGGGACCCATGGGACTCAAGGTGATGTTTGCTAAATCGAAACATGTTTCTAAGATACCTCCAAACCCACAGGAGGCGGAAGCGGTATCGGCTGCCGTTCACGAACTCCTGCTAGTCCTTTTGACTTCCCGCAAGCACGGCATCTGCTTTGATGCGATGACGCACTACcgccaaaagcaaaacaaactgcagGGCAGATTACTTGGCTCTCTATTCAAGCCCTACGATAATCCGCGCAAAGTGGATTTGGTTATTCAAACACTAACTGCTTGTCCAGACTTGGGACGCAATACAGTGAGGAATTGTTCCTCTCTGCTCAGTCCGGTCAAAACCAAGCCGAAAGATTTGCCCATAGCTGTGGCGTTTCTCGCCCAAATCATTAATGCAGTCCCGCCCAGTGCTCTATCAGCAGCATTCGATAAGATGACCCTAACGGATTTCTCATTTTGGATCAAGGAGCTGTGTTTGCCCATCGAAGCTTTGCTTCACATTACGGGTAAGAAGTACCTGAGCGATCCAGACTTCAATTTGAGATTGGCTGTACTGCGTCTGCTGCTTTCCATGATGAAACAGTACAGCAACTATATGAATGCCATTGCTGTCCGAGAGCAATCAAAAAAAGCCGGCAACTCGCTGCGTAAATTTAAGTTCGATTTACTTAACCATCTGCTGGTGCATTTTCCCACTATCGAGTCCATCCTATATTCGCTTTACATGTTCATCAAACAGAAAAACGTGGAAGGAGTGAATGTACTTGAGAGTTTATCAATCACTTTAGATCTGGTGATGCTACTCTGCAAGGAGAATCGAGCGTTTGTGAATAAGACAAGTCAGATTCTGGATTATTTGGATGTGTTGCGACCCCTATACGAAACTGATTTTGACAAACTGAATCAACCGGAAGAGCTCTTGAAGATTCAATTAGAACTGAAGTCGATTAAAACCATCCTGCTGCTCTTTCCGCACTCCTTGAACCCAACCCAACCGCTTTTCGGGAACGTATTCAAATCATTCATAAAAGCCTACATGTTGGAggaaaaatcaatcaaatcgGAGTCTGGAAACATATTGAGTCGGCTGTTCCAAAACACAGGGATGTTTGACTCCTGCAGGCATGAGATCAATATCTGGATAGAGGCCCTTATTGGATTCGGTCCCGCTACGGTGACCAACGTAGTAGAGATTCTGCTGACCATACTCTGTTTGGATTGGAGACAGATTGAGCTTCCTGAACAAAGCGTTACGGATACTGCCATAATCACCAAGAACCTGAGCAAATTGTTTGCTCAAATTGAGCAAGGTCAAACAGTGCAAGCTTATGTGGAAACTCTTACCCTTAGCAAGATGATGCCGCTGTTGCTAAAGGGTGTAGAATTGGAGGAACCATACGACGAATATGTGGAGCTAGTATTTGTTCTGCTTTTCCACTATCACAGCAAGCCGGAAATAGTGCTGCAAATGTACGAGGATAACTTAAGCAAGCACACTAACTATATGAAGAGTTGGCTGCCTGGTGAAGGAAATGGTAAACCAAAGAAACTTCCCCACCTTATATTTGATAAATGGCCCTTGCTTAAGCAAATGCGAAAGGTTAGCACCGAAAGTGAAAACATGTCATTCGAGCAGGTATTTAAAATGGATGATACGGAAAACAACTTCGAGCTACAACTAGAAGAGGGCCAGACAATGTTGTTGCATTCCTCCCTCGGAAATCCACGTCGCAATATGATCTACGTCCAGGATTTGCTTTTCGTTTTTAGCCATTTCTTCACCAGCCAGAAATTAAGCAAACCTCAAGCAGAGCTGACAGCAGATTTTCTTATTAAATTCCTTCAAATTGCCAGTCAGGTAGATGGGCCAGAAGAAGTTCAGGAGTCGGATGATGAGCAGCAGGACGAAAATTTTACTCAAAGTATGCTGCACTATATATTTAACCATCGTCTGTGGCAATTGCACCCCACTGAATTGCTTAGTGAGACGAGCGAATCTCGCTTGAACTATGTTATCTTCCTCAGGAGATTAATGGAGCATTGCCGCAGCTTGCCTCGATTCGAGACCTATACTGCCAACTATCGCTTGCACTTGATTAAGACCCTGGATATTGCTTTGGATACACCGGTGGACCAGTTGGGAAATCAGCAGCAGCTCGACGAGTGTGTGAAATTGGTGGATTCATTTGAATTCAATTCTGATCAATGCTCTCAAATGCTGGACTTGCTAACAACCAAAGTGCAAGCAAAGGACTGCATTCCGAATGGTAAACCAAATCATTACTTTGATCTACTTCTACGTTTGCTGGGTCGATTGAACACGTTAAAGGAGCCCATTGATTGCGGGaagtcatttaaattaatccTGACCTTCTACAAGGACTTCGGCGAGCTGAATGAACAGCAACTGGAACCATTTGAGTTGGCCGTCTTGGAGTTTTTGCTCAATTACCATCATCACATGGATGAGTGCGACAGTGAGTTCTTTGCCTGTTTCTTTACATCCTCTCGAAAACTCAGCAAATCCGCCATTCGTTTGGCCTGCTTGCTGCTCGAGCGCCAGCCCCGATTAGCTGAAACATTCGCAGAGTTACTGCCAAGCAATTTGGAGCAAAAGGATTTGGTGTACCCCCTCCTGGATATTGCTCTGACGAAGAACTATCAGATACCTCTACCAGTGCTTCAACGTTGCTATCAGACCTACAAGAACGGCTTCATGAAGAGCATCGAGAAGCCACAGAAGGCTGCCCTAATTTACCGGGAGCATTCGGAGGCTAGCGCTCTTCTTATTGCACTTTGCATGCCAAAGTCTGAGTGCTTCGATTACTGCCAGAAACAACTGAAGCTCGATTCCGTGGAACTTTTCCAGGTGCGAGTCCTGCGTGAGATTTACTGGCAGGGCTTTGCTGCCGCTAAGGATGAAAAGCAAAAGGCCACCGTCTTTGTTAATTATATAAACCTTAATGTTCAACTGTTAGCACTGGATTTGAAGAAACAGGCTTTGGATCTGCCTAAGCTAGAGCAAATCTCGTGGAACTGTTACGAGTGGTGGAAGACGAATCGGACCGACGATCTACCCTTGGACTGGAGTCGCTTGCAAAAGAACCCGCAGTGGCTTAACTTTTGCAAGAGTAGCTTAAAGTTGGCCCTTCACCTCGGCGAGGAACGATTGCCACTTCAGGATGAAACAAATGGGCTTGTTCTAAAGCTGATGGCCTTCCTGTGTGATGGAATGTATGATGAATATAAGGAGGATGCACAGCAGGAGGAGGATGCAACACCAACACTTCTATACGAAATGATTTGCACGCACTCCTGCTGTTTTGACCATCTCTTAGGCAAGCCAAGTGAAACCAAAACGCACATTTTACACCTAATGGAGGTGTTGGCCAGAAAGGCTCCTAGTGCCCTGCAATCTGATCACATACCCGTAATCCTTGGCTCCTATCATGCAAAACTGTCACCTGCGGATCGATATGGATTAGCACTGCTGGAGCACTACGAACGCTTTGACGTGGGCTTGGATAAGTTTAGACCTTTCATTTGGGGCGAAAGTGCTGTGGCCCATTATGCCCTGAGGGCTGCGGACGAGGATGTGCGAACCAGGCTGCAACAGCAGGAGACGAATGTGGCTCAGGTGCTAGCCCTGATTGTTCGAGAGACTAGCGAGTACACCATTGAAAATTTCCCGATTTGGAGAAGCCTCCATGCTAGCCAACAACTACCCTCCACGGAGTTTCAAAATCCTGCTAAGAAATCCATGAGCTTTGGCGACAATCAGTTGGAGCAAATGGTGGAGCAGGGTCAGCTAGATTTCCCACAGGATTTACGACGAATTTGCCCGAAGCGCGAGACTATATACGAGACCTGCTACGATCCCGCCTTCCTGTTACCCCTGATGATGCACTGCTTTGCACCCGAGTCCGTAGTGTGGGCCCGTTGGCCTGTCCAGAATGGATTACTGGCGATCACCTTCTGCGGTCTATCATCTCTGGACAAGGACATGAGACTGGCGGCTGCCAGTTGCCAGCAACGCTATCGTGCTCATTTCGAGCTCTCCAATTTCTACGAGCGTCCGCTGTGGACGCAGGCCTATGAGAACATTCAGGCAGGATTGGCTGATCTGAGAAACTCCTGGCTGGCACAGAGGAGAACGCATGGCGGAACGCCTAGAGTTCCTTTGATTCCTGGCCTGTTTATCGCTCACAGCTTTAATTTGAGCACAGAGCCAACGCATTTGCTGTACAAGCGACTGATGATGTATTTGCGGCTGAAACAGAGCTTCAACTTTCAAACGATACCCGACTTCAATGTTTTCTTCTACTCCCAGGAACCAGAGCACCAGCAGTACCGCGAGTTTATCGTGGAGTTGCTTAGATGCGGCATTAAGTGCAGCGCCGACCTTTTCCTGCTGGTATCCACCAATACGTTCAAGGTCCTCCTTGGATTCTACGGCTCCAGTTTGGCCAGTTTGGAAACgaatctgctgctgctttcggTGCTCTCCACATGCGTCAAAATTCCCGGAGCTGTGAAAATCATGCTGGAGCACGTAGGCATCCTGTCCTGGCTGGTGGGCGTAATCCGCGACACAGAGTTCCATCAGTTCGATATCATCGAGGGTGTCATCAGCATCCTCAACAATCTGTGGTATGCCTTGGCCGCGTCCCGTTCGGAACTGACGGATTACGACCACATCCAGTTGCGAGTTTACCGTCTGGTGTTGCAGCTACTGCCGCTGCTCTCTCCACGGATATCAGTTCCTGGCTTGGGTCGCCTGTTCAACGTTCTGTGGAAAACTGGCTCGGCCTGTGGCCAGCATCGTGCCGTGTCCGCCACCCAAATGGATACCCTGCTGGAGTGCGTTTCACGCCAATGGCCCGATCAGCTGGCGAGTGTGCGTTATGTACGGAGCTTTGGCAGCGCTGGCGCCTGTTCGCGTTCCGAATACTGCGACTGGCTGGCCAAGGATCAAAAGCTGGAGACTCCTGCCGTCCTCGCGTTGTCCAGTCTGCGGGAATATGTCATTGACTGGGCGCAAGCGCATAAATCGGAGAGTGACGGGGAAACCAAGCTGCTGGTGGAACCAACGGAGTAG
- the CG34288 gene encoding uncharacterized protein, with protein sequence MGCCFGKSKSVDLPAVPPAPAKQRSTLPEFPISGSVTSTAPAGSGYGSGGATNAALEDD encoded by the exons ATGGGTTGTTGTTTTG GCAAAAGTAAATCAGTCGATTTGCCCGCGGTTCCGCCGGCTCCAGCCAAACAACGCTCCACTCTGCCAGAATTCCCGATTTCTGGATCGGTGACTAGCACGGCTCCTGCAGGATCTGGATATGGATCTGGAGGAGCCACCAATGCGGCCCTCGAGGATGACTAG